One genomic segment of Prochlorococcus marinus str. MIT 0919 includes these proteins:
- the cdaA gene encoding diadenylate cyclase CdaA, with protein sequence MNFGWLINLRFLLDILFASALGILLFSRVNEPRTLWLLRGYLFLVSIAWFVNRFANLPITSKLFDGLVLVCSLSLAILWQGELRRLMELLGTGRLAVLLGNPQKEFQASTNTVSFLTEAAGRLSQNRRGALIVLDMGSDLRPEDFLYPGVPIDAQVSTELLLNLFAADTPLHDGAVLVKGNRIISAGVILPLSRQTISRYGTRHLAALGITERFDRCICVVVSEETGTLSLANQGRLERPITSSRLLDLLKEFLSPPAGKVLTKVSSVNSNLSESEAPNVDGKLSNTKNGISPSTSVKENLK encoded by the coding sequence GTGAATTTTGGCTGGCTAATAAATTTGCGCTTCCTGCTAGACATATTGTTTGCTTCAGCGCTTGGAATTTTACTTTTTTCAAGAGTTAATGAGCCCCGAACTCTTTGGCTGTTAAGAGGATATTTATTCCTTGTATCAATTGCTTGGTTTGTCAATCGTTTCGCAAACCTCCCAATAACTTCAAAGCTTTTTGATGGCTTGGTGTTGGTATGTTCCTTGTCTTTGGCAATTTTATGGCAGGGTGAGTTGCGTCGTCTTATGGAACTGCTTGGAACAGGCCGTCTCGCTGTTTTATTGGGAAATCCACAAAAGGAGTTTCAAGCTAGTACTAATACGGTTTCTTTTTTAACAGAAGCAGCAGGCAGACTTTCACAAAATAGAAGAGGAGCACTTATTGTCTTGGATATGGGTAGTGATTTGCGACCAGAAGATTTTCTTTACCCTGGCGTCCCTATTGATGCTCAAGTATCAACAGAGCTTTTATTAAATCTTTTTGCTGCTGATACTCCACTCCATGATGGGGCCGTTTTAGTTAAAGGAAATAGAATCATTTCTGCTGGAGTTATTTTGCCTCTTTCAAGACAAACTATCAGTCGTTATGGAACAAGACATCTTGCAGCTCTTGGCATTACGGAGCGATTTGATAGATGTATTTGTGTAGTTGTTTCAGAGGAAACAGGGACTTTGTCTTTAGCAAATCAGGGTCGTCTTGAAAGGCCTATTACTAGCAGTAGATTGTTAGATCTTCTAAAAGAGTTCTTGAGTCCTCCAGCGGGTAAAGTGTTGACTAAGGTCTCATCTGTTAATTCAAATCTCTCTGAATCAGAGGCTCCTAATGTTGATGGAAAACTTTCTAATACAAAGAATGGTATTTCTCCATCGACTTCAGTTAAGGAGAATTTGAAATGA
- the bioB gene encoding biotin synthase BioB: MTLINTKQTSSTFCDPRHDWTILEIQALLEKPLVDLLWDAQTVHRNANPGYNVQLASLLSVKTGGCEEDCSYCSQSIHNSSDVTSFSDLEVSQVLQQARAARDSGADRFCMGWAWREIRDGKAFESMLEMVRGVKDLGMEACVTAGMLTDQQASRLAEAGLTAYNHNLDTSPENYNEIISTRTFQERLETLERVRSAGITLCTGGIIGLGESIEDRASLLKVLANMSPHPESVPINALVAVEGTPLEDLPPIDPIEMVRMVATARILLPQSRIRLSAGREQLTNEAQILCFLSGADSIFYGDSLLTTTNPAVEADKQLLSKAGVNFNSNFYDP; encoded by the coding sequence ATGACTTTGATAAATACCAAACAAACGTCGTCTACCTTTTGTGACCCTAGGCATGATTGGACCATTCTAGAAATACAAGCTCTATTAGAAAAGCCTTTGGTAGATCTTCTTTGGGATGCTCAGACTGTTCATAGGAATGCCAATCCAGGTTATAACGTTCAACTTGCTTCTCTCTTGAGTGTCAAGACAGGTGGTTGTGAAGAAGATTGTTCATATTGTTCGCAATCTATTCATAACAGTAGTGATGTAACCAGTTTTTCTGACTTAGAAGTAAGTCAAGTGCTTCAGCAGGCCAGAGCTGCTAGGGACTCAGGTGCAGACAGATTCTGTATGGGTTGGGCTTGGAGAGAGATTCGTGATGGTAAAGCGTTTGAATCAATGCTTGAAATGGTTCGAGGGGTAAAAGATTTAGGTATGGAGGCATGTGTCACAGCAGGAATGTTGACTGACCAACAAGCTTCTAGGTTGGCTGAAGCAGGCTTGACGGCTTACAACCATAATCTTGATACAAGTCCAGAAAATTATAATGAGATTATTTCAACTCGTACCTTCCAAGAAAGATTAGAAACCCTTGAAAGAGTTCGTTCAGCAGGAATAACTCTTTGTACAGGAGGCATTATTGGCCTTGGTGAGTCTATTGAAGATAGAGCTTCTCTTTTAAAAGTGTTAGCTAATATGAGTCCTCATCCTGAAAGTGTCCCAATAAATGCATTAGTAGCTGTAGAAGGTACTCCTTTAGAAGATCTACCTCCAATCGACCCAATAGAAATGGTGAGAATGGTTGCAACGGCACGAATCCTTTTGCCCCAATCGCGAATACGCCTTAGTGCCGGACGCGAGCAGCTGACTAATGAAGCACAGATACTTTGCTTCCTTTCAGGTGCTGACTCGATTTTTTATGGAGATAGCCTTCTTACAACAACTAACCCTGCTGTTGAAGCCGACAAACAGTTGCTTTCGAAAGCAGGGGTGAATTTTAATAGTAATTTCTATGATCCATAA
- the lipA gene encoding lipoyl synthase: protein MTKQSRHTKYSKALPEERLPEWIKPSIGKASQLERVQKLVKENRLHTICEEGRCPNRSECYSSGTATFLLGGSICTRSCAFCQVEKGQSPRIFDDDEPKRVAKAIKELNLNYVVLTSVARDDLPDHGASIFTQTIKEIRKLIPRINIEVLTPDFWGGARDESEAIQLQLHRLSIVLKAQPICFNHNLETVERLQKEVRRGATYRRSLSLLQASSTLAPHIPTKSGIMLGLGENHDEIIQTFHDLRAVNCQRITIGQYLRPSLAHIPVKKYWHPVEFEELAKIAYTLGFKKVNSGPLVRSSYHAEKN, encoded by the coding sequence ATGACTAAACAAAGTAGACATACTAAATACAGTAAGGCTTTACCAGAAGAACGCTTGCCTGAGTGGATCAAGCCCTCAATAGGCAAAGCATCTCAACTGGAGCGTGTTCAAAAATTAGTCAAGGAAAACAGGTTGCATACCATTTGTGAAGAGGGGAGGTGTCCTAATCGAAGCGAATGTTATAGCTCTGGAACAGCAACTTTTTTGCTTGGAGGGTCAATATGTACAAGAAGTTGTGCATTTTGCCAAGTGGAGAAAGGACAGTCGCCAAGAATCTTTGATGATGATGAACCAAAACGTGTTGCGAAAGCAATAAAGGAGTTAAATCTCAATTATGTCGTATTAACATCCGTCGCAAGAGATGACCTCCCAGATCATGGTGCAAGTATCTTTACTCAAACAATTAAGGAAATCAGAAAACTAATTCCAAGAATAAATATCGAAGTTCTTACACCAGATTTCTGGGGAGGAGCCAGAGATGAGAGTGAAGCAATACAACTACAACTACATAGATTGTCAATTGTTCTGAAAGCTCAGCCTATTTGCTTTAACCATAATCTTGAGACTGTAGAGCGTCTTCAGAAGGAAGTTCGTAGAGGTGCAACATATAGGAGGTCATTATCGTTATTACAAGCTTCAAGTACGTTAGCCCCTCATATACCTACAAAATCAGGGATTATGTTAGGGCTTGGTGAAAATCATGATGAAATTATTCAAACTTTTCATGACTTGAGAGCTGTCAACTGCCAACGGATAACCATAGGTCAATACCTAAGGCCCTCTCTTGCACATATACCTGTTAAGAAGTATTGGCACCCAGTTGAATTTGAAGAGCTTGCAAAAATTGCATATACCTTAGGTTTTAAGAAGGTAAATAGCGGACCTTTAGTTAGAAGTAGTTATCATGCTGAGAAAAACTAA
- a CDS encoding rhodanese-related sulfurtransferase, whose translation MIHNNSSKGVNVQLQVAAFYCFSEVDPDIAELLPLELSNIADQHQIRGTVLVGLEGINGTICGSEEAVGILLGKLHSIGLKNPLQIKFSWSDKQAFRRFKSRRKNEIVTMGIPEVSPNETVGTYVEPSQWNEFVDDPETILIDTRNEYEIGVGTFEGAVNPHTDKFRDFPEWVDNNLNSLLEENSAKRIAMFCTGGIRCEKATSFLNKRGFTEVHHLRGGILRYLEEVPQSDSRWKGECFVFDQRVSLNHHLNPGVYKLCYACGMPLSPTDCDNPIYMPGVQCLNCKDSFTDDDRARFAERQKHIDKLSKRLPGNTIWPSA comes from the coding sequence ATGATCCATAATAATTCGTCAAAAGGAGTTAATGTTCAATTGCAGGTAGCAGCCTTCTATTGTTTTTCCGAAGTTGACCCTGATATTGCTGAGTTATTGCCTCTTGAATTGTCTAACATTGCTGATCAACATCAGATTAGAGGAACTGTCCTAGTTGGTTTAGAAGGTATTAATGGAACTATATGTGGATCAGAGGAAGCAGTTGGAATATTGCTCGGTAAACTGCACTCTATTGGATTGAAAAATCCTTTGCAAATTAAGTTTAGTTGGTCTGATAAGCAAGCATTTCGCCGGTTTAAATCCCGAAGGAAAAATGAAATAGTTACTATGGGCATCCCGGAAGTTAGCCCTAATGAAACTGTTGGTACATATGTAGAGCCATCGCAATGGAATGAATTTGTGGATGATCCTGAGACTATCTTGATAGATACTCGCAATGAATATGAAATTGGAGTTGGTACTTTTGAGGGAGCAGTTAACCCTCACACAGATAAATTTAGAGATTTTCCAGAATGGGTCGATAATAATTTAAATTCTTTACTTGAAGAGAACTCAGCCAAAAGAATAGCAATGTTTTGTACTGGAGGAATAAGATGTGAGAAGGCTACTTCTTTTTTAAATAAGAGAGGTTTTACTGAAGTTCATCATTTAAGAGGCGGTATTCTACGTTATCTTGAGGAAGTCCCACAAAGTGATAGTCGCTGGAAAGGAGAATGTTTTGTTTTTGACCAAAGAGTTTCATTAAACCATCATCTGAACCCTGGCGTTTATAAATTGTGTTATGCATGTGGAATGCCGTTGTCACCGACTGATTGCGATAATCCCATTTATATGCCAGGAGTTCAATGTCTTAATTGTAAAGATAGTTTTACTGATGATGACAGGGCTAGATTTGCAGAACGACAAAAACATATAGATAAGCTCTCTAAACGTCTACCTGGTAACACAATTTGGCCAAGTGCATGA
- a CDS encoding isoprenyl transferase — MTKSSSITSDKKFFHSPLPEELDPLRIPEHIAVIMDGNGRWAKARGLTRAMGHMAGVDALKTTLRLCRDWGVRALTVYAFSTENWSRPGEEVSFLMALFQRVLKRELEALILQEVRIRFLGDLDQLPEKLQDLISEATALTSGNTGIHFNVCTNYGGRRELVKVAQRLAQRSVEGDLEPSSIDENVFAAELSTANDVDPDLLIRTSGERRISNFLLWQLAYAEIHVTDILWPDFNQDSLLKALLDYQSRRRRFGGLEQIGSDTSTN; from the coding sequence ATGACGAAATCTTCTTCAATTACTTCAGATAAAAAGTTTTTTCATTCGCCTTTGCCTGAGGAATTAGATCCATTGAGGATTCCAGAGCATATCGCTGTGATAATGGATGGTAATGGTAGATGGGCAAAGGCAAGAGGTTTAACAAGAGCAATGGGCCATATGGCTGGTGTTGATGCATTGAAAACAACTTTACGCTTGTGCAGGGACTGGGGTGTAAGAGCACTTACTGTTTATGCCTTCTCAACAGAAAATTGGTCAAGACCTGGCGAAGAAGTCAGTTTTCTAATGGCTTTGTTTCAACGCGTCCTTAAGAGAGAACTCGAAGCTTTGATCTTGCAAGAAGTGAGAATCAGGTTCCTAGGTGATTTGGACCAATTGCCAGAAAAACTTCAAGATTTGATTTCAGAGGCAACAGCTCTTACCTCAGGTAATACGGGGATACATTTCAATGTTTGTACAAATTATGGAGGTAGAAGAGAATTGGTAAAAGTTGCCCAAAGACTTGCCCAAAGATCTGTAGAGGGAGATTTAGAACCTTCTTCAATTGATGAGAATGTTTTTGCTGCAGAATTATCAACAGCAAATGATGTTGATCCAGATCTTCTTATTCGAACCAGCGGAGAAAGGCGGATAAGTAATTTTTTGCTTTGGCAACTGGCGTATGCAGAAATTCATGTAACTGATATTTTGTGGCCAGACTTTAATCAGGACTCTCTACTAAAAGCATTACTAGACTATCAATCTCGACGTAGGCGATTCGGTGGGCTAGAGCAAATTGGATCTGATACTTCTACTAATTGA